Within Porites lutea chromosome 2, jaPorLute2.1, whole genome shotgun sequence, the genomic segment GTACAAAAGCTTTTTTCAGAAATTTGCCGTTAATGCTAAGGTATATACTACTGACTGAGGTGACAAGTGACAGTTTCGCTtcgtttcttcttttcctttcaccGCATGCCTGACATGCCGtcttctccttctttttctttctcttcgtTGTcgtcttattattattattgttctgcAGTTTTATGACTTGGATTTAAATTTCGGACGACATAACCACTACTGATAGAATCTGCACCAAATAGTGTTACTAGAACTCCAGAACCGTGACGAAATTAAATACTTCTTTGAAAACAAATTGGTTGACTATGGCTTTTGCGGTTCACCTGAAGGGAAAACATAAACACTGTGCGAAAACTTTCTTAAGTAACAACCCGTCGATCTTCACCCTGAGCGACAACTGCGGTGAAGGGTACTATCTTCTTTTAACTACATTAGTATAGAGTGATAGTACAGAGTCTCAAATACTTTGGCTCTCTATTTTGGTTTTCTATCGATACTATGACGCACTTCTTATCTcgtgaaaataatgataaaattatgATGGAACAAAGACTGTAAGTGTGTGACAATAAGAATAAAGATAGTATTTGGGGACAGAATGAGGAATTAGGCTTGAAGGCTGAAGTAAAATCAATCTTCGAGGCTAATTTCGGGAAAGGTGCGCGAAAAACTGTCAGAAGTATAGGAAAACCATTTTTAGACAGTCAAGTCGATCTATTTGTCAGTGTTGTAAATTTCAGCAGCTGTCATGGCAATATGAGACAATGTATGCCTGTAGGAGATTAATTAAGTCAGTGGATcgggtttttttttactgcttttTAGATGATCCATTACAACTTTGAGACTTCGGATAAGTCGGATTTGGAAGCAAACGGAAATCTTCTCACTCTGAAGGTGACCATAAAGCCCTGGGAATTCGTGCAGTTATTGAGCACAGGAACTATTCAAGAGGACATTCAGCCAGGAGAGGTACTAATGTTTTGTATTAAAGTTATAGCTCAGTAGCTCaatggttagagcatccgaactagaactcggagggtcgtgagttcgattAGCCAAGCAACCGCACGACTAACTAAGAGACCATTGACTGGCACTGAATATCTTAGTTGGTGTCTCGTAGCCAGATGTCTCTCCCTGGTCTCTCTACCATAAAAATGTGTTCGCAAAGGAACGCGGGAAGGAGAAAACGGGCAAGACGGCGCTTCACCTCTCATTTTTCTCCTTCCCATGGTCCATTGCGCTTCTTCACCAGTCTCTCAAGTGTCACTCGTGTTTCGTGCTGACCTCTGTGCGAAAAAGAAGGAGGCTGTCTCAACAACAATGGTTAGTTAACATAGTGATTCATGTGCGCTTTCATGCATTCTTCTTCGAATAAAGGTCTATTTGCGATCCTACCTAAGAATCCAACGGGACCAATACCTTCAGCAGCAACTTGCCCTGGAGCAGAAAGCATCCGAGATCATCCTTCACACCACGACTGTCACAAATGCTTTGTCCCCAGACGAATACTTTGAGCTGATCTCTCGTCATGCGATCGAAGATATGTTCATGAAAGATTCTTTTGGTAAATAAAACGTGtcacattttttcaaatttttcctaCTTTGCACAATATTGAGCTGGTTAACTACATTAAAGGCAGACATTGAAAATTAAGAAATCTTAGTTAAGAAAATGTTTGCAATTTCTCGTGAAAGGAGAGTACGTCTTATTCTAACTGAACTAAATCATAGTTGTGTCTATTCTCCATATAATATGTGGATTAATAGAACGAGGACCAAAAAAGTGATAGGGCTGTTTCAGGTGTTACCGAAAGGTCTCAGGGAAATTGAATTCTAGTATCATTCAAACGGCCAGCCACGCTAAAGGTAGCATGCACCGGCAGTGGAAGTGCACAAGAGCTAAAAAGCTCTAAAACGTTTTATCACTCACAGCTGCTCATTTAACTTCAAATGAAAGAAGACCGGATAAGAAATCACTATAATTACTATTGCCAGGACATTTTAGCCATAACTACAATGATAAAGTTGAATAACCGGCTCTGTTcgaaaactataattcaagCTCTCCTGGTCCTCTTTTCCTTAAGTCtcaaacaaattttgtttaaaattttttaggtGTTTATTCGCAGGAAAAAGTCCAGAGAACGGTAGATGCCATGAAACAAAGACGGGATAACCTGATTTGGGTAAATTGCCGTAAATTGCGGCTATAACTGTCACTATGATTAGGAACCAGTGGCTCTGATTTGACTCCAACTGTGACAATGCTCAGTTTAATTTCTGACGTGACTATGACCGTGTCTGTAAGAAAGAACTGTTTCAGTGATTACAGCAATGATAGTTACTTTAACAGTGACCACGCAAGTGGCcaagactgactgactgattgtgTTAGTGACTACACACATAACAATGACTATGACTGCTATGTATACAGTGATTGTGACGATGAAAGTGGTTTTGGCCGTTAATGTGACTGCAGCTGTGACTGTAGCCATGGCTGaggccaggagcccataagTATTAAGTGATAACATTTACAAATTTGAgggctgtttcctgagaggtaaggtaagttcaaacggttttaaagttttcaacggTTGCGTAGTTTAATCTTGAATTTGattggtccgtttgcaaaaaaaattgaatatcttttgttttcagaaaacgtTGTGAAAAACCTAATTTTCCACATGTAAAGACATACACTAGTCGTTATCTTTTATGTATTAACCTTTTAGCTTATAAAGACTCCCGAAGCGCAGACAAGGATCACTTGCCTCTTCTTTTACCATGGAGTCAAGAGAGAAATACAGAAGTGGAAAGAAGTCGAAGAAACCCCTTCTTTGCCTGAGGATGAAAAACAGAACATTTTACTGAAATGCAAGATTTCAATTAGCAAATACGCAAAGGTTGCACTGCTGGCCAACTCATTTATGCAACGGAACAGCTCTATGGAAATTCGCATAGTTGACTCGGAAAAGTATGATGTGGAAAAACAGAGGGAGGTGGAAAGGGAGACGTTTGCCCTCATCCGTCTTAAGGGTAGGAATAAAAACCATGTATTTTTGTAGTTAAGCTACACGTATCAGACGACAAACGGCAAacttcagattcaagttgaaaattttcaagatagaaaatgagcagataaaacagctcaaaacaattcttatggataaaaaagtgcgtgaaactacttatttatgcgtagaaataatgaacagtaaacgactgGAAAAGGGGAAACGTGGTCACGTGATACAAATTCGCGTTtaccgtttgacgtaaacgtgaagCTTTAAAGCCTCTCTATTAGCTGCTGTTGTTGCTTCCATTGAAATGTAATCAGTGAAAAATCGTTCGATTTCCTAACCActctaacctgcgatcaggcgttcttAGTTTTCGGGGAAAGCTCGAAAATGAGCGGACGGTTTACACAATTACTGCCTTTTCTTATACCTTATTAAGTAGATTAAAAGCGTTctcgtttattaaattttttagcGTTTACGATCTGATTCAGGAGCGATGTCTATTTTAGTGACATTTCTTTAATCACTAACAACAATTACGATTATCATAATCATTTATATTCTTTTGAGTTATGTAAGACAGAAGGATGCTAAAAGTTCaatggtttgtttgtttttgtttgctgagATTCGTGATTGCCTGGATGGGGTAGGTTACCAGGTTGTACCGAGTTTTTCCCTCTCCAAATATACGCTGCATTGTACTGAGAGGGTGCGCGTTTGGTAATGTTTTCTTCCATGACATGATGAGTATATGAATTTCATACCGTATATATATTGAGCTGCACGAGATGAAAAAATGCAGATAAGATTATCACAGTTAAATACTCAACTTGtgcagttgtgaaaagaaagcctgaaaaagttCCGACTTTGCCGGCATTCAAAGCTCCATTTGGCTTTTTAGCTCAACTGATTAGAGCTCTGCACcagtatcgcagaggtcagggTTCGAGTCCCGGCAAGGCTGAATTTTTtccaggctttcttttcgcagttGCAGAGGTTGCGTATTTAATTGTGATGATCTTCTCGGTATTTTTCTTCCATCTGCAGCATTTAATCGAAAGCGGCGTTTAATCGTTCGGTAATATTCCCCaggccagtttttttttcagcattgtTCGTACTTATAAGAATCAGGAAAGGTAGACCATCGAGGTGGAAATCTCTTCAAAACTGACTCAAACAGTTGGATATTGATTCTGTTTCACCATACGTTTATCGTCTATCTAAAAGCGATAACGTCTAGTTACTTTGGGAGGTTCTATGTCATACTCAAGCCCCTTCTCCTAAAACAGACACTGGCTGATGTTTGGTCAACTTTGTTCCAAACAGTTCCTTGTACTTCCTGTGAAAAAATTGCCCTTCCAGCAGTTTGATATCTGGTGATCAGAAACAGGCATTTTCGGCAAAACACTCCACCACTCTTATTTCGTTAATTCTTTCGGTGAAAGGACGGGTAGTATAACTAGAGGGATAGAGTTTCTGCATAGTATAGTCAGCCTGTGTTCTAAGGCCTCCTTGAAAATAATGACCGAGCGCGTAGCGCGAGGTCagctatttttgaaaaggcAGAGGAATGAGGGCATTATCCGATTTAATACACCCTTCCATTGTTTTAAAACGAGCAAGTCATTATTGTGGCCTCCGAAGTGGAACAGTAGGTTATTATTTGTAATAATAACCTCCTGTTCCACCCCAGTGGCTTGCTCCTCACATTTGTTGTAAATAATAACCTGTTCAACAGAATGAAAGGCGCATTAGAGCCACATCCTACATTTTACAGGTGGAACAGATGAAGCAATCTGCTACGCTGATCAAGCATCATCTCCAGATCAGAGAAATTTTGCTTCTCATCTCGTGAACATCAACGGGGAGGAGGTTGCGAACAAGCGAAAAGTCTACGAGAAAAGTCGATTGGTTGCCTGGAGTAACGAAGACTCTATCCTGAAACTCGCCACAACCATCATGAAAGAAAACTCTGAGATGAAGGACAGATTCGGCATTGACGCAATTGAAGTAAGCCTTTTTTTATCGTTCGTGTATCCCTGATATCGCTGGCCCTTTTAAGCCGCGTTAAAATACCTCGGTAATCTGTCTTTTTGAGCGGCTCTACAAACAGGTTCAGCTAGCATAGCCAGACCTAATCCACCAAGCGTAGCATTTTCAAGCTGCGCGTATGTTTCTCTTACCCCACTTATTGTAGGTCTGGAAGTGTATTGCTGGGATCCggaatttgaccaaaatttttAAGTGCGGGATTCGGAAACGTTTACAGGATACAGGAATTGAATGCTACTGGAGATGCGGGATTCGCCAAAATACAGTGCGGGACTGGGAAAACGTCAACGGGATACAGGAATTGACTGCTACCGGAAATGCGGGACTCACTAAAATTTGGGCACTGATGTGGGATGGGAAAGAAAATGATATTCGGGAGAGCGGTGAGAGAAGTTCGGGATGCGGTATTTTCGTGATGCGTGTTCGGGATAGAGTATTCTCGTGAAAAAGGAGCGGAAATACGTAATCAGCAGATCAGGGCCTCCCAGTCCCTGTTATTGTCTGTAAGTAGCATCTTCTTTCCATGCTATCGTGATTGACGAAGATGGCTTAATACaaggaaaaatatatatcacgGCTATTTATTTTTTGACCATTGTCGTGTGCTCGAACGCATCAATTTTCTCGTCCTCCCATTTACGAGATGGAAGCGATGATTTACaaagagaagaaggaaaaggtAAACCGTCCGAgataaaaatgacattgaatgaaGAAGTTACCGAAAAGTACGAAAGGAAAGCGCAAGGCTTGTCAGTTTCTTGGTGGGTGCTATGTCAAGAAATGCTATCTatcttcaattttaaaaaaatctctcaACAGAGCGAAGACTTGGCTGACCTGGAACAGCTGACTCGAATAAGCAACAAATTTAGAAGCGAGCTTGATGCAGGCTACTTTGATCGTATCGGCGAGGGAAACTTTGGTTACGTGTACAAAGCTCAAAAGGGCAAACAAGATGTTGCTGTGAAGATCTTAAAGAATAAAGAAGACAAGGATCTCATCAATAACTTCGAGAGAGAAGCTGATATGTTGAGGTAAGTTCAAGACTCTATTTGATAAAGAACGTTATTAAATAAAAGTGGCAACTGTTTCGTTAATGTAACGATGTCACAACTATTTCCAGGGAGAAAAACAAGCGATAACTACTTTCCGTTTTGCTGACTACCGTAAATATTCGATTCAccgcccaacctcgaataaccgcccacctcgaataaccGCCCACCCTATTAGGTAGGTAAAGTTAATAAGTGCcgagcctcgaataagcgcccactggTGCCCGCCCTCCCAccacgaaaaaaaattgaccttactgacaatgagattgaaattgaCTAAGTAATGCTTAGCTAGAAACTTCCCACGAGACAATGTTTTCTGGTACATCTTTACATCGATTGCTGTAAAACAAATTTACTACTtactgaaaatggtgaaaatttagcCTCTGCTTTAgtgctgcagtgctctaccaccTGAGCTGTGAAGAACCATACTCAGACAGCAGGCCAACTTGTTAATTTCATCTTAGCCcgaaaaagaaatgagaagcAGAGGTCATGGGTTCAAATATCGTTGAGGCCCTTAAACGATTTCGCGGGCTTAATTTATAATTACATTTCGATTACAACTTCGATTGTCATGTCTTCATTTAGATTCGATCTTCATTCTGTAATTCTGATCGCTCTTAATTCAAAGCTCCTTGTTTTCCATTGGCATCTGTTCCATACGGCCTTAGAGGCAAGCCGCTGATCAaagtatatattatttttactCTCTGACCAGAAAAGCGAATCACCCAAACATTGTACAGGTCATCTCTATACACATCTCCAAGAAAAGTGAGTTGTCCATCGTGATGGAGTTTATGGCTGGAGGAAATCTCAAAGACCTATTGAGAGAAAACAAGCAAGGAATGGGAAAAGAGTTCACAGTTACATTCATTAAAGATATCGGCTCAGCTATCGAGCATCTTCACTCCCTTGAAGTTATGCACAGGGACGTTAAACCGGAAAACATCTTTGTGAGTACTAGTTTCAATTTTGGTGCAGTCATTTTGTCTTTACTACTAACGTTTACTGGTGTGAGTTCCTACAGTAAACCAGAAATTTCTGTTTAGCCTACTTTGGGCTGTGTGTTGAAGTGTGCTCTGTGTGCATAGCACCCCCAAAACGCGACAATTGGAGTCTTGCTCTCCTGGAGACACGTGATATAGCGTGACCCGGTGGGTGTTGGAGTTCATTGTTGAGGCTTAAAACGGAGTGAGCGGGTATTTTCTCAGCAGAGCTTCTCTGTTTGTTAATTAAGCTGCCCTGACTAGCCACAATTATGGCGAAACAGCTATCTACAAAGCCCGCTCTATTTTTGGTTATAATGGTGTCCTgctgatgtcttgcaaagttacttttcatgcagtagtacgatcagctttgcagaattcaatGTGTGTACTTTGGTATATTTTTGCTGGTCAGGTCCTCTTTAGACCCTACGCTCTGCGGAaaattcgtttgcggtcctttgcagttaataggagcttacgcaacaggacgggagaagaaagaagacagcaaaccttgagtgacaagcgtgacaataattttgtttgaaataacttttcgtcaaacttcactttcaaactttttaaacagatctttttgtaaaagaccagaaaacattgatgttaGTGAAGTTCACAAGAAAACACACAAGTAATTGCCTTGTCACGTTCGTCACGCACAAGGGATTTGCCGCCCTCTTCTTCCTGCCgccctgttgcgtaaactcactaatgtCCAAAACTGTGGCCTGTGGTTGCTGTTGCTGCTCGTTTCTGTTGCGTTTTTCTGTGAGTAGCTGGAATATGATTGTCCAGGTGAGATAGTTCCGGGTGATTCCAGTCCTAGTCAGTGAGGTAGGAAGAGTTCACAGAAATCATCTTTaacgaaaacttgaagaaaGGGCGAAAACATTTAAACATATCAGTTTGTTTAATTTCCTCCAAAATTTCTCACCAGTTGTCGAAAGATCATAAAGTCCTAAAGCTCGGGGACTTTGGCCTAGCCCGTGCTACCATAGGGTCAAAAAGCAGGAAAACTGAAACTGGATCGTACCGCTACATGGCTCCGGAGGTAATGATTTCTGAGGGCAAGTATTCCGAAAAATCTGATGTTTACAGCTTTGGTGAGTATGGGTTACTTTGGTAACAGTGCAAGGTCTTATTTCGTTCCCTCCGAGGTTTTTTTGATTGCCATTTTGAAGGCCCTTGGAATGGGTCAGCGCCAACCTGCATGCAAGGAAAAAATGGAGCGTAACTGTTGGATTCCCTCTTCTCTCGCCCTAATTTGTTTTGCAAACTTTGAAGGTCTGAAATTTATATTTGAGGTGCAGTGGGATCTTTGCATATTAAACAGTCACGTGGGACAAAAACCACCTTGCTGGCGAGCACGAGACATAGTggacaa encodes:
- the LOC140927868 gene encoding uncharacterized protein produces the protein MLVLFVGEQASALTSLDNPYPSLDDWWQVINQSEKGVDSLFDLEDKFLANIQQAPSRVHDALRNVGKFPVIITTNMDDLLERFLWKAGNVGDKVRLDQISCVVPSWPNLRRDLIIKCLGDSSFNVRTQPSSKNYFEDFCSTLESAEVDFMHRIFNERSVLFLGCDLHRQEYKSFFQKFAVNAKMIHYNFETSDKSDLEANGNLLTLKVTIKPWEFVQLLSTGTIQEDIQPGEVYLRSYLRIQRDQYLQQQLALEQKASEIILHTTTVTNALSPDEYFELISRHAIEDMFMKDSFGVYSQEKVQRTVDAMKQRRDNLIWLIKTPEAQTRITCLFFYHGVKREIQKWKEVEETPSLPEDEKQNILLKCKISISKYAKVALLANSFMQRNSSMEIRIVDSEKYDVEKQREVERETFALIRLKGGTDEAICYADQASSPDQRNFASHLVNINGEEVANKRKVYEKSRLVAWSNEDSILKLATTIMKENSEMKDRFGIDAIESEDLADLEQLTRISNKFRSELDAGYFDRIGEGNFGYVYKAQKGKQDVAVKILKNKEDKDLINNFEREADMLRKANHPNIVQVISIHISKKSELSIVMEFMAGGNLKDLLRENKQGMGKEFTVTFIKDIGSAIEHLHSLEVMHRDVKPENIFVSTSFNFGAVILSLLLTFTGVSSYSKPEISV